The proteins below are encoded in one region of Phaseolus vulgaris cultivar G19833 chromosome 1, P. vulgaris v2.0, whole genome shotgun sequence:
- the LOC137815055 gene encoding uncharacterized protein isoform X1 yields the protein MIGVGKVKQYGNVLDKPLNKGKQEVSLSAFAFLFSELVQYNQTQVDNIGELERRLEDAGYAVGARVLELLCHRDKVILDPDMRGYYSGQSSSILSLKDLSLGMGNRRETRLLGILSFVHSTVWKVLFGKVADSLEKGTEHEDEYMISEKELLVNKFISIPKDMGTFNCGAFVAGIVRGVLDGAGFPAVVTAHFVPMEGQQRPRTTILIKFAEEVLQREARLG from the exons ATGATCGGCGTCGGAAAGGTCAAGCAGTACGGTAACGTCCTCGACAAGCCCCTCAACAAGGGCAAGCAAGAG GTTAGTTTGAGTGCATTCGCGTTCTTGTTTTCGGAGCTTGTTCAGTACAACCAAACGCAGGTCGATAATATTGGGGAACTCGAACGAAG ACTGGAGGATGCTGGATATGCGGTTGGGGCACGAGTTCTTGAGCTGCTTTGCCACAGAGATAAG GTAATCCTTGACCCGGATATGAGGGGCTACTATAGTGGGCAATCCAGCAGTATCCTCTCTTTGAAGGATTTATCACTTGGAATG GGAAACAGAAGGGAGACACGGCTGTTGGGTATTCTTTCTTTTGTACACAGTACAGTGTGGAAAGTATTATTTGGAAAG GTAGCTGATTCACTGGAGAAAGGAACCGAACATGAAGATGAATACATGATTAGTGAAAAAGAGCTTCTAGTAAACAA ATTCATTTCTATCCCAAAGGACATGGGGACGTTTAACTGTGGAGCATTTGTTGCTGGAATAGTACGG GGCGTTTTGGACGGTGCCGGATTTCCAGCTGTTGTAACTGCGCattttgtgcccatggaaggtCAACAGCGACCACGGACGACAATTTTGATAAAGTTTGCTGAAGAG GTGTTACAAAGAGAAGCAAGATTAGGCTGA
- the LOC137815056 gene encoding sedoheptulose-1,7-bisphosphatase, chloroplastic: protein METGIACYTRGPFLPTVSSKHSPPSISPSFGFRNLKSSSLFGESLRVASKSTLKVSKAKGTSLVTRCEIGDGLEEFLTKATPDKGLIRLLVSMGEALRTISFKVKTASCGGTQCVNSFGDEQLAVDMLANQLLFDALNYSHFCKYACSEEEPELQDMGGPVEGGFSVAFDPLDGSSIVDTNFTVGTIFGVWPGDKLTGVTGRDQVAAAMGVMGPRTTYVLAIKGFPGTHEFLLLDEGKWQHVKETTEIGEGKLFSPGNLRATSDNVNYAKLIDYYVNEKYTLRYTGGMVPDVNQIIVKEKGIFTNVASPSAKAKLRLLFEVAPLGLLIENAGGYSSDGYQSVLDKVINNIDERTQVAYGSKNEIIRFEETLYGKSRLKGGVAVGAAA, encoded by the exons ATGGAAACTGGCATAGCATGCTACACTCGCGGCCCTTTCTTGCCTACTGTTTCTTCCAAGCACTCTCCACCCTCCATCTCTCCATCTTTTGGCTTCAGG AATCTGAAATCAAGCTCTTTGTTTGGAGAATCGCTAAGGGTGGCCTCCAAATCAACACTGAAGGTTTCAAAGGCAAAGGGTACTTCACTCGTAACCAGATGTGAAATTGGTGACGGTCTG GAAGAATTCCTCACAAAAGCAACACCAGATAAGGGGCTGATCAGGTTGTTGGTGTCCATGGGAGAGGCATTGAGAACAATTTCCTTCAAAGTGAAGACGGCTTCTTGTGGTGGAACGCAGTGCGTTAATTCTTTTGGGGACGAGCAGCTTGCAGTGGATATGCTGGCTAACCAGCTCCTTTTTGAT GCCTTGAATTACTCCCATTTCTGCAAGTATGCTTGCTCTGAAGAAGAACCCGAGCTCCAGGACATGGGAGGCCCAGTTGAAG GTGGATTTAGTGTTGCATTTGATCCCCTTGACGGCTCCAGCATTGTGGACACAAATTTCACAGTTGGCACCATTTTTGGTGTGTGGCCGGGAGATAAGTTGACTGGGGTCACTGGAAGAGATCAAGTTGCCGCAGCCATGGGAGTTATGGGTCCTAGAACCACATATGTGCTTGCTATAAAAGGCTTCCCTGGCACCCATGAATTTCTTCTGCTTGATGAAG GAAAATGGCAGCATGTGAAAGAGACCACTGAAATTGGTGAGGGAAAACTGTTCTCTCCAGGAAATTTGAGAGCCACATCTGACAACGTCAACTATGCTAAG TTGATCGACTACTACGTCAACGAAAAATACACATTGAGATACACAGGAGGAATGGTGCCGGATGTGAACCAG AttattgtaaaagaaaaaggCATCTTCACGAACGTGGCATCACCATCGGCAAAAGCGAAGCTGAGACTGTTGTTTGAGGTAGCTCCGTTGGGGCTCTTGATTGAAAATGCCGGAGGTTACAGCAGTGATGGTTATCAGTCTGTGCTGGACAAAGTGATCAATAACATTGATGAGAGAACTCAAGTTGCTTATGGATCCAAGAATGAGATCATTCGATTTGAAGAAACACTATACGGTAAATCCAGGCTCAAGGGTGGTGTAGCTGTTGGAGCAGCTGCTTAA
- the LOC137815055 gene encoding uncharacterized protein isoform X2, translating into MIGVGKVKQYGNVLDKPLNKGKQEVSLSAFAFLFSELVQYNQTQVDNIGELERRLEDAGYAVGARVLELLCHRDKGNRRETRLLGILSFVHSTVWKVLFGKVADSLEKGTEHEDEYMISEKELLVNKFISIPKDMGTFNCGAFVAGIVRGVLDGAGFPAVVTAHFVPMEGQQRPRTTILIKFAEEVLQREARLG; encoded by the exons ATGATCGGCGTCGGAAAGGTCAAGCAGTACGGTAACGTCCTCGACAAGCCCCTCAACAAGGGCAAGCAAGAG GTTAGTTTGAGTGCATTCGCGTTCTTGTTTTCGGAGCTTGTTCAGTACAACCAAACGCAGGTCGATAATATTGGGGAACTCGAACGAAG ACTGGAGGATGCTGGATATGCGGTTGGGGCACGAGTTCTTGAGCTGCTTTGCCACAGAGATAAG GGAAACAGAAGGGAGACACGGCTGTTGGGTATTCTTTCTTTTGTACACAGTACAGTGTGGAAAGTATTATTTGGAAAG GTAGCTGATTCACTGGAGAAAGGAACCGAACATGAAGATGAATACATGATTAGTGAAAAAGAGCTTCTAGTAAACAA ATTCATTTCTATCCCAAAGGACATGGGGACGTTTAACTGTGGAGCATTTGTTGCTGGAATAGTACGG GGCGTTTTGGACGGTGCCGGATTTCCAGCTGTTGTAACTGCGCattttgtgcccatggaaggtCAACAGCGACCACGGACGACAATTTTGATAAAGTTTGCTGAAGAG GTGTTACAAAGAGAAGCAAGATTAGGCTGA
- the LOC137815037 gene encoding uncharacterized protein At2g39920-like has product MLARSLDLEAMSSYGHQIEQQYSAPTLSDDSETRSHYELESVFFMKSFTATIFVASLVTLGVLLITLVISLVIMLQSCQSKSAGVIKLLNINDYYSYCRLYSLHSELNNLEGYNLPTICRNLALQYIKGGQYARDLDLTMSVIDDYFKNVTPLKDGLDVVLMDIDDIFPWNYSSNLFNRFHNDSTSNCIKEANNVKLMFVLRLYMYLQTGGWSIILLSREPRTHRNITINHLISAGFRSWSALIMRAEDSDPTKGYEYFYGQRDVVRKKGFRIKSIISSHMDAVTFPESGERNFLLPVPLCDKFEKQIEHRF; this is encoded by the exons ATGTTAGCTCGCAGTTTGGACTTGGAAGCTATGTCTTCATATGGTCATCAAATAGAGCAGCAGTACTCTGCACCTACTCTCTCAGATGATTCTG AGACAAGAAGCCATTATGAGCTAGAGTCAGTATTCTTCATGAAATCGTTTACTGCAACAATCTTTGTTGCTTCACTTGTCACCCTTGGAGTTCTACTAATTACGTTGGTGATTTCCCTGGTGATTATGCTGCAGTCCTGTCAAAGTAAAAGTGCTGGAGTAATCAAGCTTCTGAATATAAATGATTATTACAGTTATTGCAGGTTGTATTCTCTGCATTCCGAGCTCAATAACTTAGAAGGATACAATCTTCCTACAATATGCAGAAACCTTGCTCTACAGTATATCAAAGGAGGTCAATATGCTAGAGATTTGGATTTGACTATGTCTGTGATTGACGATTACTTCAAGAATGTTACACCTTTAAAGGATGGTTTGGATGTGGTTTTGATGGACATAGATGACATTTTCCCTTGGAATTACTCTTCCAATTTGTTTAACAG GTTTCATAATGACAGCACTAGCAACTGTATTAAAGAGGCAAACAATGTAAAGCTCATGTTTGTTTTAAGATTATACATGTACCTACAAACTGGTGGATGGTCTATAATTTTGCTATCAAGAGAACCTAGAACACACCGAAACATCACCATTAATCATCTTATCTCTGCGGGATTTAGAAGCTGGTCTGCCTTGATAATGAG AGCAGAAGATTCAGATCCTACGAAAGGGTATGAGTACTTTTATGGGCAAAGGGATGTGGTAAGGAAGAAAGGGTTCCGAATAAAAAGTATCATAAGCAGCCATATGGATGCCGTGACCTTTCCAGAGAGTGGAGAGCGAAATTTTTTGCTTCCAGTTCCTCTATGTGACAAGTTTGAGAAGCAGATAGAACATAGATTCTGA
- the LOC137815038 gene encoding transcription factor DIVARICATA-like encodes MELETPYPSCFMSNSNWFVQESDYTEWTTEENKKFESALAIYDKDTPDRWLRVAAMLPGKSVYDVMKQYRELEEDVSEIEAGRIPVPGYLTSCFSLEMVDNQCYDACRKKPATVRSSDQERKKGIPWTEEEHRRFLMGLLKYGKGDWRNISRKFVVTKTPTQVASHAQKYYIRQKLCGGKDNKRRPSIHDITIINLTSDQEKFNESHMPSEKLKLNSMTKLQLEWINRRNNTASLMVFNPNYDMLMSPSSGTLSPKTLKLGQDFYECAFHDTYAKLKNPAFRTASRDFNKEAIFGIHAL; translated from the exons ATGGAATTGGAGACCCCATATCCAAGTTGTTTTATGTCAAATTCAAATTGGTTTGTTCAAGAGAGTGACTACACAGAATGGACGACAGAAGAGAATAAGAAGTTTGAAAGTGCCCTTGCCATATATGATAAGGATACCCCAGACAGATGGCTGAGAGTTGCAGCCATGCTCCCAGGAAAAAGTGTCTATGATGTGATGAAACAGTACAGGGAATTGGAAGAAGATGTTAGTGAAATAGAAGCAGGGAGGATTCCAGTTCCTGGATATCTTACCTCTTGCTTCTCATTGGAGATGGTTGACAACCAATGTTATGATGCATGCAGAAAGAAGCCTGCAACTGTCAGGAGTTCTGATCAGGAGAGGAAGAAAGGGATCCCTTGGACTGAAGAGGAACACAG ACGTTTTTTGATGGGACTTTTGAAGTATGGTAAAGGGGACTGGAGAAATATTTCTCGCAAATTTGTGGTGACAAAGACTCCCACCCAAGTGGCAAGCCATGCTCAAAAGTATTACATAAGGCAAAAGCTTTGTGGAGGGAAAGACAATAAGAGGAGGCCTAGTATCCATGATATCACCATTATTAATCTTACATCAGACCAAGAGAAGTTCAATGAATCACACATGCCCTCAGAGAAACTGAAGCTGAATAGCATGACAAAACTACAACTTGAATGGATTAATCGCCGCAACAATACTGCTTCACTTATGGTTTTCAACCCAAATTATGATATGTTGATGTCACCTTCATCTGGCACCCTATCTCCCAAGACCCTCAAGTTAGGTCAGGATTTCTATGAATGTGCTTTCCATGACACTTATGCCAAGCTTAAAAATCCAGCTTTCAGGACAGCTTCTAGAGACTTCAACAAGGAAGCTATTTTTGGTATTCATGCACTGTAA
- the LOC137815054 gene encoding endoglucanase 1-like: MPKGMASVTTFSLMLHFLLLILFSSFHQVSLAFTSQEYHEALEKSILFFEGQRSGKLPSNQRLTWRGNSGLSDGSSYHVDLVGGYYDAGDNVKFGLPMAFTTTLLAWSVIEFGSSMMDQIENARAAIRWSTDYLLKAATTTPDTLYVQVGDPNMDHKCWERPEDMDTPRNVYKVSAQNPGSDVAAETAAALAASSIVFRDSDPAYSSKLLQAAIKVFNFADRYRGSYSDSLGSVVCPFYCSYSGYHDELLWGASWIYKASGTSSYMEYIRSNGHILGADDDGFSFSWDDKRPGTKILLSKEFLEKNSEEFQLYKAHSDNYICSLMSGIPGSQAQYTPGGLLYKGSESNLQYVTSTSFLLLAYAKYLSANEGVVRCGTSTVTGEKLVTLAKTQVDYILGNNPRKMSYMVGFGERYPKHIHHRGSSLPSIGARTEHISCNEGFQYLHAGSPNPNELVGGIVGGPDNNDNFSDDRNNYQQSEPATYINAPFVGAVAYFSAKPPT, translated from the exons ATGCCAAAAGGGATGGCTTCAGTCACCACATTTTCTCTAATGTTACACTTTCtgttgttaatattattttcttcctTTCATCAAGTAAGCTTAGCTTTCACCTCGCAAGAGTACCATGAGGCTCTTGAGAAATCCATTCTCTTCTTTGAGGGACAACGGTCTGGAAAATTGCCTTCCAACCAGCGACTAACATGGAGGGGAAATTCTGGCTTGTCCGATGGCTCTTCTTATCAT GTGGACCTAGTAGGTGGTTATTATGATGCTGGAGATAACGTTAAGTTTGGGTTGCCAATGGCCTTTACCACTACATTGTTAGCATGGAGTGTGATTGAATTTGGAAGCTCAATGATGGACCAGATTGAAAACGCTAGAGCTGCTATCCGCTGGAGCACCGATTACCTTCTTAAGGCTGCCACCACCACCCCTGACACATTATATGTCCAA GTAGGAGATCCGAACATGGATCACAAGTGTTGGGAAAGGCCAGAAGATATGGACACTCCACGCAATGTGTATAAGGTATCAGCTCAAAACCCAGGATCAGATGTAGCAGCAGAGACGGCAGCTGCACTGGCAGCTTCTTCAATAGTATTCAGAGATTCGGATCCAGCATATTCCTCCAAATTGCTTCAAGCAGCCATCaaa GTATTCAATTTTGCAGACCGTTACAGGGGCTCTTACAGTGATTCTCTTGGTTCTGTTGTCTGTCCATTCTACTGCTCTTACTCTGGATACCAT GATGAACTTCTGTGGGGTGCATCATGGATTTATAAAGCCTCAGGAACTAGCTCATACATGGAATATATACGATCCAATGGCCACATTTTAGGTGCTGATGATGATGGTTTCTCCTTCAGCTGGGATGATAAGCGACCCGGAACCAAAATCCTCCTTTCCAAG GAATTCTTGGAGAAAAATTCAGAAGAGTTCCAATTATACAAGGCACATTCAGATAACTACATTTGTTCTCTAATGTCGGGAATACCTGGTTCTCAGGCTCAGTACACCCCAG GGGGGCTTCTGTACAAGGGGAGTGAAAGCAATTTGCAGTACGTGACATCGACAAGTTTCCTTCTCTTGGCATACGCTAAGTATCTTTCTGCAAACGAGGGCGTTGTCCGATGTGGGACTTCAACAGTCACGGGTGAAAAACTGGTAACACTAGCAAAAACACAAGTAGACTATATTTTGGGCAATAATCCAAGAAAGATGTCTTATATGGTGGGTTTTGGGGAGAGGTATCCAAAGCATATCCACCACAGAGGTTCCTCTCTACCTTCCATTGGTGCGAGGACTGAGCACATATCCTGCAACGAGGGGTTTCAGTATCTGCATGCAGGTTCTCCCAATCCAAATGAGCTTGTTGGAGGCATAGTAGGTGGTCCTGATAACAATGACAACTTCTCCGATGATCGAAATAACTATCAGCAGTCAGAGCCAGCAACTTACATCAATGCACCGTTTGTAGGTGCTGTTGCCTATTTCTCTGCTAAACCACCAACCTAA
- the LOC137815053 gene encoding L10-interacting MYB domain-containing protein yields the protein MSSPTSKATWTPGFHGIFVDLCLGEMLKNEPGSTRITKVGWRNIVGSFYAKTGVRYDKKQFKNHYDSTRKLWKIWVKLTDDSSMKWDPETRTFGASEEDWQNYIKATPEAAQFQSKEIQFTDKLDIIFDGGNRVEEMKRWASLKWHNDASATSPLRGKEREKKRKYVGRDYESDSTIMVGCSPTPKASWTPAYHKMFVDLCIEETLKGNKSATHFTKEGWRNIVGSFNAKTGMRYDKKQIKNHYDSTRKLWKVWAKLIGDDKMKWDPQTNTFGASEEDWHNCMKAFPEAAQFRFKELQFSDKLSVVFDGAMPTEEMIAMLKRQNDASATLRGKEREKKRRNVGRDCGLKSAIMINAIPISTVPSEQSMSSSSYPKVKAAWTPTVHGIFVDLCLQETLQGNKPGTHFTKEGWKNIMESFYAKTGLNYGRLQLKNHWDSTKEQWKIWCKLIGTSYMKWDSYKLKFEASEEDWSNYLEENPEASQFRVKGLQFTEILEAIFNGTTTTVTGETEPTAQQRKSDDSVVTFPFHTKEPDTANFDEKTECHCDAVASRNGVSIQKNTSAVSSTEDKCNYSIGQCIECLDRMEEIEQGSDLYMFALDVFLKQEYREIFLQLKTANLRISWLQRLQSSGQHPV from the exons ATGTCCAGTCCGACTTCTAAAGCCACTTGGACACCTGGATTCCATGGTATATTTGTTGATTTGTGCCTTGGAGAAATGTTGAAGAATGAACCTGGGTCAACGCGAATTACCAAGGTGGGTTGGAGGAACATTGTTGGATCCTTTTATGCGAAGACTGGTGTGAGATATGACAAAAAGCAATTTAAGAATCACTATGATTCTACCAGAAAACTATGGAAAATCTGGGTCAAGTTGACTGATGACAGCAGCATGAAGTGGGATCCAGAAACGAGGACGTTTGGTGCTTCTGAGGAAGACTGGCAAAATTATATAAAG GCAACCCCAGAAGCTGCGCAGTTTCAGTCTAAGGAAATCCAGTTTACAGACAAACTGGATATCATCTTTGATGGAGGAAATCGAGTTGAAGAAATGAAAAGGTGGGCCAGTCTCAAGTGGCACAATGATGCTTCAGCTACATCTCCTTTGCGTGGAAAAGAGCGAGAGAAGAAACGCAAGTATGTGGGTAGGGATTATGAATCGGATAGTACCATTATGGTTGGCTGTTCACCTACACCAAAAGCTTCTTGGACACCTGCATACCATAAAATGTTTGTTGATTTGTGCATTGAAGAAACATTGAAGGGGAACAAGTCTGCTACACATTTTACCAAGGAGGGCTGGAGGAATATTGTCGGATCCTTTAATGCAAAGACTGGTATGAGATAcgataaaaaacaaattaagaatCATTATGATTCAACTAGGAAACTATGGAAAGTGTGGGCTAAGTTAATTGGTGATGATAAGATGAAATGGGACCCACAAACCAATACGTTTGGTGCTTCTGAGGAAGATTGGCACAATTGTATGAAG GCATTCCCAGAAGCTGCACAATTTCGGTTTAAGGAGCTCCAGTTTTCTGACAAATTAAGTGTCGTCTTTGATGGAGCTATGCCAACTGAGGAAATGATAGCTATGCTTAAGAGGCAAAATGATGCCTCAGCTACATTGCGTGGAAAAGAGCGTGAGAAGAAACGTAGGAATGTTGGTCGGGATTGTGGATTAAAGAGTGCCATTATGATTAATGCCATCCCAATCAGTACAGTTCCAAGTGAGCAGAGCATGTCCAGTTCATCATATCCCAAGGTCAAAGCTGCATGGACTCCTACAGTGCACGGGATCTTTGTTGATCTATGTCTGCAGGAGACACTACAGGGGAATAAGCCCGGGACACATTTTACAAAGGAAGGTTGGAAAAACATTATGGAATCATTTTATGCAAAAACTGGTTTAAATTATGGTAGATTACAACTTAAGAATCACTGGGATTCTACCAAGGAACAATGGAAAATTTGGTGTAAGCTTATTGGCACCAGTTACATGAAATGGGATTCATATAAACTGAAGTTTGAGGCTAGTGAAGAAGATTGGAGCAACTATTTAGAG GAAAATCCAGAAGCTTCACAATTTCGCGTAAAGGGGCTACAATTCACTGAGATATTGGAAGCCATCTTTAATGGAACTACAACTACTGTTACTGGAGAGACTGAACCTACCGCTCAACAAAGGAAAAGTGATGATAGTGTTGTTACTTTCCCTTTTCACACAAAAGAACCTGACACAGCCAACTTTGACGAGAAAACTGAATGTCATTGTGATGCTGTTGCGTCAAGAAATGGTGTAAGTATTCAAAAGAATACTAGTGCAGTTTCATCCACAGAAGACAAATGCAATTATAGCATCGGTCAATGCATTGAGTGCCTTGATAGAATGGAAGAAATAGAACAAGGAAGTGATCTCTACATGTTTGCTTTAGATGTATTCCTTAAGCAGGAATATAGAGAAATTTTTCTGCAATTGAAAACGGCTAATCTGAGGATCTCATGGTTGCAGCGGCTTCAGTCTAGCGGTCAGCATCCGGTCTAG